Proteins from a genomic interval of Gloeocapsopsis sp. IPPAS B-1203:
- a CDS encoding Mov34/MPN/PAD-1 family protein → MPIDYHQPLKGLVSLEPYLKVEPLVPIELLLHVWVVACQAIDPATDRLLEALFHLVWVRGHWQLVTPAQKQDTTSCQPIDTSADSSTCNAAIEIHSHGAMAAFFSPTDDRDESSGFRLYGVMGKVRSPRPQMLVRVGLFGHCWHVPLARVFNLKGGCFFEDLSLQDSRYYYNKWENSNVPQL, encoded by the coding sequence GCTAGTCTCGCTTGAGCCTTACTTGAAAGTAGAACCGCTAGTGCCAATCGAGTTGCTGTTGCACGTTTGGGTAGTGGCATGTCAGGCGATAGACCCAGCAACCGATCGCCTGCTAGAGGCTTTGTTTCATCTGGTGTGGGTTCGGGGGCATTGGCAGCTCGTGACTCCCGCACAAAAGCAGGATACGACGAGCTGTCAGCCAATCGATACGAGCGCTGACTCATCTACTTGCAATGCAGCAATTGAGATTCACTCGCATGGAGCAATGGCAGCGTTTTTCTCTCCTACCGACGATCGGGACGAGTCATCGGGGTTTCGGCTCTATGGCGTGATGGGCAAGGTTCGTAGCCCAAGACCTCAAATGCTCGTGCGTGTGGGATTGTTTGGGCATTGCTGGCACGTACCACTTGCTCGGGTGTTTAACTTGAAAGGGGGGTGTTTCTTTGAGGATCTTAGTTTGCAAGATAGCCGCTACTACTACAACAAATGGGAGAACAGCAATGTCCCTCAACTATGA